The Loxodonta africana isolate mLoxAfr1 chromosome 18, mLoxAfr1.hap2, whole genome shotgun sequence genome includes the window ATTTTCCAGTACTTACCTCCGGAGAGACGTCTGGGAATGGGTACCCCCCAACTCCCCAAAACTCCCGCTCTTCCCTTTCTACACCTCAGTTCTTAACAGAGCCCCTTATGCATCCCATCTGGCATCTGCGTTTCGTCATTCACTCCATTCGTAAACAAATAGTTACTGAGTGCCTGCTTTGTGCCAATCCGTGCAGTTCCTCACCTGCACCCTTAAACGGAGGGAGAAACAGCTGATGGGCCTTGGATCACAGAGCGGCCCAGATAATACCTTTCGTCTAAATTCTATGCATTTTACAatattcctcccccacccccttaaAAAAAGGTCTTGGAGTGGCTATGTACaagagaccaggccctggaatCCAAGCCACAAATGGTGGTGTAAAGCGCATTTATGAAGTGGTCACTTAGATCAGTTTCAATACCAGGTTTAAATTCTGGACATGGCTTATTGCAATTGGAGGAGTCTAGGGCCAGTATGTGAACGCGGAAGAAAAACCCGTCAGGAGTGATGTACAGGCGGCTCATCTTGTACAGCCCGTCGCGGTCCACCAGCAGAGTCACCAGCCGGATCCCTCTGCCGAGCACGTCCACATCATGCACGATTCCGTTCACCGCTACTTCAAAACACGAACGAAACGTTCAGAGGAAAGCGTAACACTGACTTCTTCGTTCATTCCCTAGGGCGTTTTTAACAAATCAGGAAATGGCCCAAATGGGTCTGTGGCCTGCAGGGCCGCCCCTGTGGGTGGGCTTCTCTAGGGGTTGGGCTTAGGGGTGTCCGTCTGCACATCCCGACTCCCCTCGGCTCGGAGAGGGTCGCCTGACAGCCTGGGCTCTGCAGACGGGCCCGGAGGTGGTGCGGGACGGGGCTTACCAAATTCGCTCCCGCAGTAGGACTCGCGCTCGTCCAGGTCCGCCCTGCAGGCGCGCGCGCACGGCTCCGCGTCCCTCCCCGGCGAGCTAAGGCGCggcggcgcgggcgcgggcgcgggtcCGGACGGCGGTGCGGCGGCGCGCGGCCGGTTCGGGTGGGAGGGGCCGGCGGAGTCTTCGGCGGCGCGCGAGGCCGAGAGGCGCAGGTTCCGGGCGCGCGCACGCCGTGGGGAGCCGCCGGACGCAGACGCGCTCCGCGACGACGCGCGGTTCTCGGCCTGCTCGGGGCGCGAGCTCGGAGAACCGGCGGGCGCGCGCGCGGCCTCCCGGAAGCCGGCGCGGTTCTCGGCGGGCGGCGGGGGCTTCCGGCGCCGCGAGTCGGGCCAGGCGCGCGGGGCTGTCTCGGCCGCGCGCGGTCGCCGCGGGGCGTCAGGAACGGGCTGCACCCCGGGCCCCAGCGTCTCGTCCACGCTCTGGTCTCTGCCGGGGTCGGGCTTCCTGTCGTGGGTTGGCCAGACTGGGGAGAAAAGAGGGGAGGCCGGGGAGGCCGTCAGAGGAAGAGAAACCGTgtgggaagggaggagaggggacGGGAGGTcggcaggggaggggaggagaggccaGGGAAGCCGTCCCGGGAGGAGGGGAGGCCAGGGAAGCCGTCCCGGGAGGAGAGAGGACGGGAGGTcggcaggggaggggaggagagaccAGGGAAGCCGTCCCGGGAGGACAGGGGAGGGGAGGCCAGGGAAGTGGTCCTGGGAGGAGGAGAGGCCAGGGAAGCCGCCCCGGGAGGAGGGGAGGCCAGGGAAGCGGTcctgggaggaggggagaggaggccGGAGAAGCTGTCAGGGGAGGCTGAGAAGGGAGGGAAGGCCGTGCAGGGCGGAGGTGAGGAGAGGAGGCTGGGGAAGTTgtcaggggaggaagagaggcGAGGAGAGGTCAGAAGAGTAGAAACAAGGAAAGGGCtccgagagagacagagaggggagAGGAGATGGGGTGACAAAGGAGACGTAGCAATCACCTGCGAGAAGAGAAATGGGGAGGTGAGGAGACCTGGAAGTGAAGGAAAGAGAACCGGGAGGCGGCCCGTAGGGGCGGGAAACCTCCCTCAGCTTCACACAGGTTTCTGAGGTCCCAAGGAAGGAGATGAGGGTCTTGCCCTCTAAGAATAGAGCCAACCAAGAAAATTTTTCTCACCCTGTGGGGAATCAGAGGCCTCGATaagaacatttcattttgttaagGAACTTTTTCAAATCTATAGGTTTTTTAATTACCACAGCCTGTTATTTTCTAGGACTAAATACTTCTGGCAACTTCTGTTAAAAACGAACTCTTTTTGCCCtttctttaatatttatataAACATCCGCCTTTTTTCTATTTACAGATTGTTGAGAAAGTACCAAGAGCAAACCCCAGGGGGAAAGTTCTCATATTACAGGTTCTCGTAATTGTTTAAGCGCCCCTGACAACAGAACTATTTGGTTTTCCCATCCGTGTTTACACTGTCATCTTGGTCTCAGCAGAATCGAACATTTGTGAGCGAATTTTTATCTGGCCTCTTTGGACACAGCTTACTGGTAAACCGCAGCTAAGAAAGGTTTTTAAAGTTTGGCTGGGAGGCAGAGGTCCCCagttaattttaaaaacacacatcacttagatttttttccctttcgaTGGTGGAGAAAAGCTCCTAAAAGATATGgcattaaaacaaataaacatatataatatgtatataaagtATTTTCCCCAACCCTTAGGTTGGGGGGCAAACTGAAGCCAGCTCAGAACTTGGGCAACTTTCCATGCCCAGTAAGACAGTATCACCTCCCCAGTTGCCTGGGTCCCAGTTTCCCCCAAACAGGCACAAGAAttcatgtttatttttctctttctgtccttttaatcactgttttttgtttttgttttttgtttgacaTTTCCCTCCCCTTGCATTGAAGAGCTTGATTCACCCTTTGCAACTTTTCCAACACTTCATTTTACGTGATTTATTTTGCCAAACTGACAATCTTTAAAATCAATTTTCGTCCAGCAATAATAGCTGGTTATAGTTCATGTTTTGCAAagaggtcgattctgactcattatgtTAAACATTGTACCCCACACAGCTGAATAAAGTTCTGGTGGGTATCCAATTTCTGACTGTCAACTGTTGACCTCACAACTCCTTCCCCATTGATATCACCATCTGTTGTCATGGGAAAGATTGTCTGATATTTGGGTTAAATGCCACTGAGGTCACTCAATGTCCATGTGGAAAAATAACCCAAAGTAAATTGCTCTGTGAGGTAGGAAGCTATTTTTCCTAGAGATAGGGAATTGGACAGAACATCccaataaaagcaaaacaaaaacaccttcCCGCAGGAAACCTCTTATTTCTTCATTCCCTCAGAagcttattttcttttcatgcatgaaatgtgtgtgtgtagtgtgtgtgtacCCCAACACCATTCTTTGGGGTTGCGGGGAGAGGGAAAAAATGCTCGGGGATGTCCGATTTTGCTCTCATGGCACCGTCAGCCCTTGTCCTCGGCGCACCCAGCGCCTCTGAACACCGGGGGACCTGCGGGCTCCCGGGCGCCCGCCGCCCTGCGTCCTGCCAACCCGGCCCGGGCACGGCTTCCGAAAGGCGCGCACGACCCTTTTTGACACTTCGCCTGGTCTGGGAAGGAGCAACTACTTAGCATGCAAAGTTTTCTCCAGCCTGCCCCGCTCGCCCGAGATCATTGGACTAGCTGAACTGGCTTCTTTCCGAAAAGACTGCCAAGAGAGACAAAATCCTAGGGACACATTTTGCTGCTTCCCCACGCGAACACAGACCTGGAGTCCCCCCTCTTACAAGCTCTGACCCCTTTCCCGTCCCTCGCTTCATCGCCTCCCCTCTCCAGTCTGTCCAGATCCCAGCTCCTCTCCTCCGGCTCTGCCTTTCGGCGATCTTACCTTTTCTCTCCGCCACTGGGGCTTCGGGGGAGGATCCAACGATCAAACAGAGAAGCCAGAAAGCTCTAGCTGTCATTTTTGTAGACACGGTTCCCAAGCTCTACAACTGAGCCTGggcttttgctttctttctcGCCCCCACCCCTCTTgtccacacccccacccccgttCATGCTAATGAGGGGCAGCCTTTGGGGAAACGGGAATCACTCACAGAACAGACCATTGGAACAAAACCGGGCTGCAGGGATTTCTCGCACTTCCAAGTGGGTCGACCACTCAAAGTTGTCCCTGGGAAAGTCTGTCCTATAATCTGTGTGCAGTGATAACGTCAAATCCTAAACTTTAAACCTGTGTGTGTTTGCGGGCTGGGAGGACGAGGAGGACAGGGTGGGATGACAAGTGGAGAGAATGAGGGTGTTGAGGGGCTGGAGGGGGTGAGATGAGCAATGGGAAGATTGTTCTGGATTAAGTcaacaacaaataggaaaatgaGTGTTCAAGACAACTCCGATTTGTGGAGGGAAGGGGATCTGAGATGACAGAAAATTCACCCCAGAATGTGCCAAGCAACTCCTGTGTCAAGTGATTGTATCCTAGGTTTGGTAAAACAGTATTTCACTATATACGCAGTACTTACACTGtaaaactagaaagaaaaaaaagccctcagCAACATACTTTTTCTTACccattctgttcttttctctctcaaTAAAAATTGGTATTCAGTTGGCCAGATTCATCAAGCCCATGTTGAGTACTTTTTCCCTGTCAGGTGCTAGGTGCTAGGTGACAAAGATAAATACACCACCTTCCCAGCTCTCTAGCTATGGCTCATCTGCTGGAGAAAGGTAgaccttttttcctttctaagaAAAACCCATTCTCTGCTGAGGTCTGAATTCTTGAGACAGCTCTGCATATTGGTTCTGCGTTCAGGGCCCTCTCCTTCCAATCCAAGAGAAACAGCATTCACTGAAGGGGGAAATAAGTTCGCTGTAGTAAACCCACCGACTTACCAATCTGAATCTCATTTCAACAGTTTCAAATCCAAAAGGAAGGGAAAATGCCTTGAGACTTGAGACGAAGGGGTTTTCTCTGAAGCATGAGTCAACAGTGAGATGCAGCTGctaaaagaaataacaaagttGTGCCGCACTAATATCTTATGTCTCAAAAATAATAGTCCTAGTGGACTGACCAGATTCTGGGGGTATCATGTTTTCAAGAAAGACACTGAAAAGCTAGAAGGAAAACAATAGGGTTATAAGAGGGCTGGACTCCATCATGTTCAAGTTCCTTTTGGAGGAACTGAGGATAGGCAGCCTGGAGAACACAAAAACAGTTGCTATAGATTGTGAAAGTACCAGTACGTGGACCTTTTGAAgtgacaggttttttgtttttattatagtaaaaaatacattgttgctgttgttgttaggtgccctcaagtcagttctgactcatagcgaccctatgcacgacaaaacaaaacactgcccggtcctgcgctatcctcacaattgttgttatgcttgagcccactgt containing:
- the C18H17orf58 gene encoding UPF0450 protein C17orf58 homolog isoform X1; translation: MTARAFWLLCLIVGSSPEAPVAERKVWPTHDRKPDPGRDQSVDETLGPGVQPVPDAPRRPRAAETAPRAWPDSRRRKPPPPAENRAGFREAARAPAGSPSSRPEQAENRASSRSASASGGSPRRARARNLRLSASRAAEDSAGPSHPNRPRAAAPPSGPAPAPAPPRLSSPGRDAEPCARACRADLDERESYCGSEFAVNGIVHDVDVLGRGIRLVTLLVDRDGLYKMSRLYITPDGFFFRVHILALDSSNCNKPCPEFKPGSRYIVMGHIYHKRRQLPTALLRVLRGRVRPGDGLLRSSSYVKRFNRKRDGQVQGAIHTQCI